A genome region from Rhodanobacter thiooxydans includes the following:
- a CDS encoding copper resistance protein B: MSTNRRIIAFSGRRPLLLAALLLAMPLAATAQSAPASSGSTAPMDMGAMPGMDHAGMHGMTMPASTGSSAPPAAKTPVKKAKKPHAPATPAAAPAGAHPMHDMDHGAMPSMDHGSMHGMNHGASSTTPAASSHVMAGTEQQAMPEMDHGAMPGMDHGAAHGTGAVPAMAMGPMQGGRAPADARSGDYSDGIAASPAHGLHLHGSALAGMLLVDQLEAFHGRDGNGQTWEAEGWYGNDSDKLWLRSEGERSRGKLEDGSVEAFWNRNVATFWSTQLGVRHDFGEGPTRDWAAFGVQGLAPYWFEIQATAYVGPSGRTAARLRADYELLFTQRLILQPELEVNLYGKSDPARGIGSGVSDAKLGLRLRYEIRREFAPYIGVVWARHFGATADFAHANHQAVFDRQWVAGLRIWF, encoded by the coding sequence ATGAGTACGAACCGCCGGATCATTGCATTTTCCGGGCGCCGCCCGTTGCTGCTGGCCGCGCTGCTGCTGGCCATGCCGCTGGCGGCGACGGCGCAGAGCGCGCCGGCCTCGTCGGGCAGCACCGCACCGATGGACATGGGCGCAATGCCGGGCATGGACCACGCCGGCATGCACGGCATGACGATGCCGGCCAGCACCGGCAGCAGTGCGCCACCGGCGGCGAAGACGCCGGTCAAAAAGGCGAAGAAGCCGCACGCCCCGGCCACGCCGGCCGCTGCGCCCGCCGGCGCGCACCCCATGCACGACATGGACCATGGCGCGATGCCGTCGATGGACCACGGCTCGATGCATGGGATGAACCATGGAGCGTCGTCCACCACGCCCGCGGCCTCCAGTCATGTCATGGCGGGCACGGAGCAGCAGGCGATGCCGGAGATGGATCACGGCGCGATGCCCGGCATGGACCATGGCGCGGCACACGGCACGGGAGCGGTGCCGGCCATGGCGATGGGGCCGATGCAGGGCGGCCGCGCACCTGCGGATGCACGCAGCGGCGATTATTCCGACGGCATCGCCGCCAGCCCTGCGCATGGACTGCACCTGCACGGCAGCGCGTTGGCCGGCATGTTGCTGGTCGATCAACTGGAAGCGTTCCACGGCCGCGACGGCAACGGCCAGACGTGGGAAGCCGAAGGCTGGTACGGCAACGACAGCGACAAGCTGTGGCTGCGCAGCGAAGGCGAACGCAGCCGCGGCAAACTCGAAGATGGCAGCGTGGAGGCTTTCTGGAACCGCAACGTCGCCACCTTCTGGAGTACGCAACTGGGCGTGCGCCACGACTTCGGCGAAGGCCCGACGCGCGACTGGGCCGCGTTCGGCGTGCAGGGCCTGGCCCCGTACTGGTTCGAGATCCAGGCCACCGCCTATGTCGGGCCTTCCGGACGCACCGCGGCACGCCTGCGTGCCGACTACGAGCTGCTGTTCACCCAGCGGCTGATCCTGCAGCCGGAACTGGAGGTCAACCTGTACGGCAAATCCGACCCGGCGCGCGGCATCGGCAGCGGCGTCTCGGATGCGAAGCTGGGGCTGCGCCTGCGCTATGAGATACGGCGTGAATTCGCGCCGTACATCGGCGTAGTCTGGGCGCGCCATTTCGGTGCCACGGCCGATTTCGCCCACGCCAATCATCAAGCAGTCTTCGACCGGCAATGGGTTGCCGGCCTGCGCATCTGGTTCTGA